Proteins encoded in a region of the Acetonema longum DSM 6540 genome:
- a CDS encoding bifunctional 2-keto-4-hydroxyglutarate aldolase/2-keto-3-deoxy-6-phosphogluconate aldolase, protein MQKLKILSKITDCGLVAVVRAENSEQAVKIADACAKAGIAGIEITFTVPGAAKVIEDLAKVYQSGEIIIGAGTVMDPETARIAILAGAQYIVSPSLNFDTIKLCNRYQIPVMPGCATIREIVEAMEAGADIIKVFPGEALGATFVKAVKGPLPQAPLMPTGGVGLDNVADWIKAGCVAVGAGGNLTAGAKKGDYQSITDIGKQFIEKIRAARAGAR, encoded by the coding sequence ATGCAAAAACTGAAAATTCTGAGCAAAATTACCGACTGCGGCCTGGTTGCAGTAGTCAGAGCGGAAAACTCCGAGCAGGCGGTTAAAATTGCCGATGCCTGCGCCAAAGCCGGCATTGCCGGCATCGAGATCACCTTTACCGTGCCGGGCGCGGCCAAGGTCATTGAAGATCTGGCCAAAGTATATCAATCCGGCGAGATCATTATCGGCGCCGGTACTGTAATGGACCCGGAAACTGCCCGCATTGCGATTTTGGCCGGCGCTCAGTATATTGTCAGTCCGTCCCTGAATTTTGATACTATTAAGCTGTGTAACCGCTATCAGATCCCCGTGATGCCCGGCTGCGCCACCATCCGGGAAATCGTCGAAGCCATGGAAGCCGGTGCGGATATTATCAAGGTTTTCCCCGGCGAAGCATTGGGCGCTACCTTCGTCAAGGCGGTAAAAGGCCCTCTGCCCCAGGCTCCCTTGATGCCTACCGGCGGCGTCGGCTTAGACAACGTGGCTGACTGGATCAAAGCTGGCTGCGTAGCTGTGGGTGCAGGCGGTAACCTGACCGCCGGCGCCAAGAAAGGGGACTATCAGTCTATTACGGACATCGGTAAGCAGTTTATCGAAAAAATCCGCGCCGCCCGCGCAGGGGCCCGTTGA
- a CDS encoding sugar kinase, which produces MAKVVCFGEIMLRLAPPGYLRFEQANAFEVVYGGGEANVCVSAANYGLDAAFVTKVPDNPIGQAAVNEMRRYGVDTTHMARGGERLGIYFCEKGASQRPSKVVYDRKYSSISTARKEDFDWDKIFKGAQWFHFTGITPALSDSAAEAVLESCKKAKEHGLTVSCDLNFRKNLWTSEKAGKVMAAYMPYVDVAIANEEDAEKVFGIKAQNTDVTGGSLSHEGYKDVAKQLKDRFGFKTVAITLRGSISASDNNWAAMLYQDDQYHFSRSYPIHIVDRVGGGDSFAGGLIYAMLSDYSAKDSLEFAVAASCLKHSIEGDHNHVTVGEVKTLMAGDGSGRVQR; this is translated from the coding sequence GTGGCGAAAGTAGTATGTTTCGGTGAAATCATGTTGAGATTGGCCCCTCCCGGATATCTTCGCTTTGAGCAGGCGAATGCCTTTGAAGTGGTGTATGGCGGCGGCGAGGCAAATGTGTGCGTATCGGCGGCCAATTATGGTCTGGATGCAGCCTTTGTCACCAAAGTTCCTGACAATCCCATCGGCCAGGCGGCTGTGAATGAAATGCGCCGATATGGCGTCGATACCACTCATATGGCCAGAGGCGGCGAGCGCCTGGGTATTTACTTTTGTGAAAAAGGGGCTTCCCAGCGTCCTTCCAAAGTAGTCTACGACCGCAAATATTCTTCGATCTCCACGGCTAGAAAAGAGGATTTCGACTGGGACAAAATCTTCAAGGGCGCTCAGTGGTTCCATTTTACCGGCATAACCCCGGCTCTGTCGGACAGCGCTGCCGAAGCCGTTCTGGAATCCTGCAAAAAAGCCAAGGAACACGGCCTGACCGTAAGCTGCGACCTGAACTTCCGCAAAAATCTTTGGACCAGCGAAAAGGCCGGCAAAGTCATGGCTGCCTATATGCCTTATGTGGATGTGGCCATCGCCAATGAAGAAGATGCGGAAAAAGTCTTCGGCATTAAGGCCCAAAACACTGATGTAACCGGCGGCTCCTTGAGCCATGAAGGCTATAAAGATGTGGCCAAACAGTTAAAGGACCGGTTTGGCTTCAAAACTGTGGCCATTACCCTGCGGGGCAGCATTTCAGCTTCGGATAACAACTGGGCGGCCATGCTGTATCAGGATGACCAGTATCATTTCTCCCGCAGCTATCCCATCCATATCGTGGACCGGGTGGGTGGCGGCGATTCTTTTGCCGGCGGCCTGATTTACGCCATGCTGTCGGATTATTCCGCCAAGGACTCCCTGGAGTTTGCCGTAGCGGCATCCTGCCTGAAGCACTCCATCGAAGGCGACCACAATCACGTGACAGTCGGCGAAGTCAAAACTCTGATGGCCGGCGACGGCTCCGGACGGGTACAGCGCTAA